The DNA region CCACATGCGCCGTCATGGCGAGCGGCATGTCGGTCAGCATGCCGAAAGGAGCGAAATCATGTGCGGCGAGCTCGTCGCGCGTCGCCGCCACCTCGGGAAGGGCGAGATGGCTGTCGGCCGTGGCCCGGCCATGGCCGGGAATGTGCTTGATGACGGGCAGCACGCCGCCGGCGATCAGGCCCTCGGCCGCGGCCCGCCCCGCGATCGCCACCGGCTCGGGCGCAAAACCATAGGCGCGGCTGCCGATCACTGCGTTGGCCCCGGCCACCGGAATGTCGAGCACGGGAAGGCAATCGACCGTGATGCCGAGCGCTGCGAGATCATGGGCGATGAGGCGTGCCCCGAGCCGTACGGCCTCGCGCCGGGCATGACGATCGTTGATGCGGGCGAAGACCGATGCCGCAGGATAGGCTGGCCAGAGCGGCGGGCCGAGCCGTTGCACCCGCCCGCCCTCCTGATCGATCAGGACCGGCGCATCCTCTCGCCCGACGATCTCGCGGAACTCGGCGGTGAGGCGACGCAGCTGCGCGGCATCAGCGACATTGCGCTTGAAGAGGATCAGCCCCCAGGGTTGCGCCTCCTTCAGGAAGTCGCGCTCCTGCGCGCTGAGGGTCACCCCGGCACAGCCGAGGATCAACGCTCGGATGCTCATCGCTCAGATCGAAATGGTGCTGTGGGAACCGGAAGCCTGGTTCGTGCGGCTCATCCTCGGGTCAAGATGCACTCCGCACCGCCTGCCTTGAGCTGCGTGCAGATCTTGTCTGCGGCGTCGCGCGACAACGGCCCGACCCGCACGCGGTAGAAAACGCCCTTGCTGCCGAGATCGGCACGATGCACCGCCCCGCCCCCCAGAGCACTGGGGAATTGGCGCTGCAGCCGCGACAAGGTGGCGCGCGCATCGCTCTCGGACGGGCTCGATGCGAGCTGGATCGAGAAACCGGATCCGCTCGTCGCATTGCTGCTCGTACCGGAGGCGGCGGCGGCCGGTGGCTGGATATTCTGCACGGGAGCGGCGCTCGCGACCACCGTGTGCCCCCGAGGCCCTTGCGGCGTGATCGACATCGGCGCGCCGGAAGCCTCATGCTGATCGGCCTGTGTATTCTCGGCCTTGGGCTTCGGCTTGGTGCGGGTCGTGTCTGCGAGCTTCCTCGCGGCGGGCGTCACGCTGCCGGTCGCGGCCGGTGCGGTCGTCGTATCGGCCGAGGCAACCACCACGGGCTTCGACGGTGTGGTATCCGCCTTGATATCGGGCTTGGCATCGGTTTTCGGCTTGCCGTTCGACACGATCGTGCCATCGGGCTTGACAGACACCGTCGAGACGCGACGCGGCGTGCCGAAGACGGAGCTCTGGCCGGCGAGGGCCGGCGGCGCGGGCAGCGGCACATTGGCGGCGGAGGTCGACATCGCCGGCGCCCCCGCATTGGGCGCGGCAGGCGCGGCCGAGGCCGGTGCGGCAGCGAGCGCCCCGCCGGTCGACGCCTGCGAGGAAGCACCCGGCCCCGACAAGATGACGATGCCCGAGGATGCGGGCGGCTGGCCGAGAGCGGAATCGCGCGGCTGGGCGGACTTGGCCGCGGCCACCACATCGACCGGCTGCTCGGCGCGCACCAGCGAGACCTGGCTCGGCTTGCCCGACGCATCGGCTGCGCCGAGCGCCGCCTGGGATGGCGTCTGGTCACCGCTCGCGGCTTTGTCCGGCTGCACCTTGACGGGGGCGGCGTCGGCCGTGATCACC from Rhizobiales bacterium GAS188 includes:
- a CDS encoding beta-N-acetylhexosaminidase, whose product is MSIRALILGCAGVTLSAQERDFLKEAQPWGLILFKRNVADAAQLRRLTAEFREIVGREDAPVLIDQEGGRVQRLGPPLWPAYPAASVFARINDRHARREAVRLGARLIAHDLAALGITVDCLPVLDIPVAGANAVIGSRAYGFAPEPVAIAGRAAAEGLIAGGVLPVIKHIPGHGRATADSHLALPEVAATRDELAAHDFAPFGMLTDMPLAMTAHVVFQAIDPRRPATLSRRVFKEVIRGQIGYDGLVMSDDLSMKALSGSFAERTRLAHRAGCDVVLHCNGEPEEAKAVVSAAKALTGAARRRAEAALARIRHTPEPFDPVDGRAHFQALLAGTA
- a CDS encoding Sporulation related domain-containing protein — protein: MTLSKTSVQPIDLDDLERQLREVAVSSLPKKKDDPLAELARIVGRDKPLRAVPGGRAQAPEAAPSRAAAAREGGMSELRPGAPHADQSQFDLEASIKDALRADHVQNYAQGNVDEAQDLAQDLTYEQDAAAPEDATAQYSEEWEEPPYQEDAGDLDEQGAPRFDGVEQVPGMPQGGSEPGAPARRSFLSPRALALAVPLVLVAVGVGAAVVMRGGPMRHIGGEAPVITADAAPVKVQPDKAASGDQTPSQAALGAADASGKPSQVSLVRAEQPVDVVAAAKSAQPRDSALGQPPASSGIVILSGPGASSQASTGGALAAAPASAAPAAPNAGAPAMSTSAANVPLPAPPALAGQSSVFGTPRRVSTVSVKPDGTIVSNGKPKTDAKPDIKADTTPSKPVVVASADTTTAPAATGSVTPAARKLADTTRTKPKPKAENTQADQHEASGAPMSITPQGPRGHTVVASAAPVQNIQPPAAAASGTSSNATSGSGFSIQLASSPSESDARATLSRLQRQFPSALGGGAVHRADLGSKGVFYRVRVGPLSRDAADKICTQLKAGGAECILTRG